A section of the Larus michahellis chromosome 1, bLarMic1.1, whole genome shotgun sequence genome encodes:
- the SMPD1 gene encoding sphingomyelin phosphodiesterase, which produces MAARAQGPGPAPPLALALALAVSLSLSLSVSSSGPPPAEVGAEALLAAAPRWGWRNVSCPACRLLFGALDLALQLEPNVARVGRLASRLCQELRLARPPVCRQAVQLFQRDVVSAWARSVLRPGEACGLLLGRGCGRWDIFGAWNVSLPATPKPPVRPPQPPAPGAPTARILFLTDLHWDRRYVPGSPAACPDPLCCRGDAGHGPGGAGFWGEYGKCDLPLHTIEDLLAQLPDPATFAAVYWTGDIPAHDVWQQSRQDQLLALRTVTGLLRRHLGHLPVYPAVGNHEATPVNAFPPPYVRGNQSSAWLYDAMAQAWQGWLPPPALQTLRAGGFYTVGVWPGLRLVSLNMNFCSQANFWLLINATDPAGQLQWLVGVLADAERAGDKVHIIGHIPPAHCLRSWSWNYYRIVSRFEGTIAGQFFGHTHVDEFEMFYDEETLSRPVSVAFVAPSVTTYINLNPGYRVYEVDGAYPGSSHAVLDHETFILNLTEANAPGAAPRWRSLYRAREAYGLPTAFPADWDRLIRRFQDDEPLFQRFWFHLHKGHPPRQPCLAPCKAALLCALRTGRSADPQLCRPLRPALPFPQIQELWRQRRLC; this is translated from the exons ATGGCGGCGCGGGCGCagggccccggcccggccccgccgctggcGCTGGCCCTGGCGCTGGCGGTGTCGCTGTCGCTGTCGCTGTCGGTGTCGTCGTCGGGGCCGCCGCCTGCCGAGGTCGGGGCCGAGGCGCTGCTGGCGGCGGCCCCGCGCTGGGGGTGGCGGAACGTGTCGTGCCCGGCGTGTCGGCTGCTCTTCGGGGCGCTGGACCTGGCGCTGcag CTGGAGCCCAACGTGGCGCGCGTGGGGCGCCTGGCGTCGCGGCTGTGCCAGGAGCTGCGCCTGGCGCGGCCGCCCGTGTGCCGGCAGGCCGTGCAGCTCTTCCAGCGCGACGTGGTGTCGGCCTGGGCGCGTTCGGTGCTGCGGCCCGGCGAGGCCTGCGGGCTGCTGctgggccggggctgcggccgctgGGACATCTTCGGTGCCTGGAACGTCTCCCTGCCCGCCACCCCCAAGCCGCCGGTGCGGCCCCCGCAACCCCCCGCGCCCGGCGCCCCCACCGCCCGCATCCTCTTCCTCACCGACCTGCACTGGGACCGCCGCTACGTGCCGGGCAGTCCGGCCGCCTGCCCCGACCCGCTCTGCTGCCGCGGCGATGCCGGACACGGCCCCGGCGGTGCCGGCTTCTGGGGGGAGTACGGCAAATGCGACCTGCCGCTGCACACCATCGAGGATCTGCTGGCCCAGTTGCCAGACCCGGCCACCTTTGCCGCCGTGTACTGGACCGGCGACATCCCGGCGCACGACGTCTGGCAGCAGAGCCGGCAGGACCAGCTGCTGGCCCTGCGCACCGTCACCGGGCTGCTGCGCCGACACCTGGGCCACCTGCCCGTCTACCCGGCTGTGGGCAACCACGAGGCCACCCCGGTCAACGCCTTCCCCCCGCCATACGTGCGGGGCAACCAGTCCTCCGCGTGGCTCTACGATGCCATGGCTCaggcctggcagggctggctgcccccCCCGGCACTGCAGACCCTCcg ggccggCGGGTTCTACACGGTGGGGGTCTGGCCGGGGCTGCGCCTCGTCTCCCTCAACATGAACTTCTGCTCCCAGGCCAACTTCTGGCTGCTCATCAACGCCACCGACCCCGCGGGGCAGCTCCAGTGGCTCGTGGGGGTCCTGGCCGACGCCGAGAGGGCGGGGGACAAG GTGCACATCATCGGGCACATCCCCCCCGCGCACTGTCTGCGCAGCTGGAGCTGGAACTACTACCGCATCGTCAGCAG GTTTGAGGGCACCATCGCGGGGCAGTTCTTCGGCCACACGCACGTGGACGAGTTCGAGATGTTCTACGACGAGGAGACGCTGTCGCGCCCCGTCTCCGTCGCCTTCGTGGCCCCCAGCGTCACCACCTACATCAACCTCAACCCCG GGTACCGCGTCTACGAGGTGGACGGCGCCTACCCCGGCAGCTCCCACGCCGTGCTGGACCACGAGACCTTCATCCTCAACCTGACGGAGGCCAACGCACCGGGGGCCGCGCCGCGCTGGCGGAGCCTCTACCGGGCGCGGGAGGCCTACGGGTTACCCACCGCCTTCCCCGCCGACTGGGACCGGCTCATCCGCCGCTTCCAGGACGACGAGCCCCTCTTCCAGCGGTTCTGGTTCCACCTGCACAAGGGTCACCCCCCGCGGCAGCCCTGCCTGGCGCCCTGCAAGGCCGCCCTGCTCTGCGCCCTGCGCACCGGCCGCTCCGCcgacccccagctctgccggcCCCTGCGGCCCGCGCTGCCCTTCCCGCAGATCCAGGAGCTCTGGCGGCAGCGACGGCTCTGCTGA
- the APBB1 gene encoding amyloid beta precursor protein binding family B member 1 gives MSGSLGERGDLSGPLGEHGDLANDNRCPALSPAPQGPPPAQGPPPAPAEEPATAKWVKEGRNQRRRAAQRDQNRNELRPPPAPAPHSARGGGGGPGLLLPLRPHGRREEEEEEEDDEEEEEDEEEEDEEEEDEEEEGDGDSTPVQSDPATGESEGSGERGPREPPRSASRLFGARSGAASDEDSSWATLSQGSPPGSSPDDADSFWTRSAVGPDSDLPAGWLRVQDTSGTYYWHVPTGTTQWQPPAGPPSPATPPAQDTPLAWTGFAPADGFEEGDFWKDPPPEEEDEEPEARDQEPPSPGRASPAVGTTLAEEDTPGSKRFAVRSLGWVEMSEEELAPGRSSVAVNNCIRQLSLHRRGPPGEGRAMLLLLEGRTLKLVDPQDQALLHAQPVAAIRVWGVGRDSGRDFAYVARDQLTQMLKCHVFRCESPAKDIATGLHELCSQIMEERRNARALANGLSLDPARLVEIPFQVEFPAPKSEVVQQFPVCYLGCVPVAKPVGMDVINAALEAALATGTKEHWTPIVVNVAPATLTITHQQTEAVLCECRVRFLSFMGVGRDVRSFAFIMASAPGAFRCHMVWCEPNAAGLSEALQAACMLRYQKCLDARPQASSSCLPAPPADSVARRVGSSVRRGVQTLLGTLKPRRLGAQTP, from the exons atgtCGGGGTCCCTCGGCGAGCGCGGCGACCTGTCGGGGCCGCTGGGCGAGCACGGCGACCTGGCCAACGACAACCGGTGCCCGGCGCTGAGCCCGGCGCCGCAGGGCCCTCCCCCGGCGCagggtccccccccggcccccgccgagGAACCGGCAACCGCCAAGTGGGTGAAGGAAGGGCGGAACCAACGGCGCCGCGCGGCCCAGCGCGACCAGAACCGCAACGAGctgcggccgccgcccgcccccgccccgcacaGCGCccgaggcggcgggggggggcccgggctgctgctgccgctgcggccGCAcggccggcgggaggaggaggaggaggaggaagacgacgaggaggaggaggaggacgaggaggaggaggacgaagaggaggaggatgaggaggaggagggcgacgGGGACTCCACGCCGGTGCAGAGCGACCCGGCGACGGGGGAGTcggagggcagcggggagcggggcccgcGGGAGCCCCCCCGCAGCGCCAGCCGCCTCTTCGGGGCCCGCAGCGGCGCCGCCAGCGACGAGGACTCCAGCTGGGCCACGCtcagccagggcagcccccccggcagctcccccgaCGACGCAG aCTCCTTCTGGACACGCAGCGCCGTGGGGCCGGACTCGGACCTGCCGGCGGGGTGGCTGCGGGTGCAGGACACCTCGGGCACCTACTACTGGCACGTCCCCACCGGCACCACGCAGTGGCagccccccgccgggcccccctccccggccacccccccCGCACAGGACACCCCC CTGGCCTGGACGGGCTTCGCCCCCGCTGACGGCTTCGAGGAGGGGGATTTCTGGAAG gaccccccgcccgaggaggaggatgaggagccgGAGGCGCGGGACCAGGAGCCGCCCTCGCCGGGACGGGCCTCGCCGGCCGTGGG CACGACCCTGGCCGAGGAGGACACCCCGGGCTCCAAG CGCTTCGCCGTGCGCTCGCTGGGCTGGGTGGAGATGAGCGAGGAGGAGCTGGCCCCCGGCCGCAGCAGCGTCGCCGTCAACAACTGCATCCGCCAGCTCTCCCTGcaccgccgcggcccccccggtGAG GGCCGggcgatgctgctgctgctggagggccGGACGCTGAAGCTGGTGGACCCCCAGGACCAGGCCCTGCTGCACGCGCAGCCCGTGGCCGCCATCCGCGTCTGGGGCGTGGGGCGCGACAGCGGCAg GGACTTCGCCTACGTGGCCCGGGACCAGCTGACGCAGATGCTCAAGTGCCACGTCTTCCGCTGCGAGAGCCCCGCCAAGGACATCGCCACCGGCCTGCACGAGCTCTGCTCccag ATCATGGAGGAGCGGCGAAACGCCCGGGCGCTGGCCAACGGCCTTTCCCTGGACCCCGCCAGGCTGGTGGAGATCCCCTTCCAGG TGGAGTTCCCGGCGCCCAAGAGCGAGGTGGTGCAGCAGTTCCCCGTCTGCTACCTGGGCTGCGTCCCCGTCGCCAAGCCCGTGG GCATGGACGTTATCAACGCGGCGCTGGAGGCGGCGCTGGCCACCGGCACTAAGGAGCACTGGACCCCCATCGTGGTCAACGTGGCGCCCGCCACGCTCACCATCACCCACCAGCAG ACGGAGGCCGTGCTGTGCGAGTGCCGCGTGCGGTTCCTGTCCTTCATGGGGGTGGGCCGCGACGTTCGCTCCTTCGCCTTCATCATGGCCAGCGCCCCCGGCGCCTTCCGCTGCCACATGGTCTGGTGCGAGCCCAACGCGGCGGGGCTGAGCGAGGCGCTGCAGGCCGCCTGCATG CTGCGCTACCAGAAGTGCCTGGACGCCCGGCCCCAggcctccagctcctgcctgccggccccgccggccgACTCGGTGGCCCGTCGGGTGGGCTCCTCGGTACGCCGGGGCGTCCAGACCCTCCTGGGCACCCTCAAGCCCAGGCGCCTCGGGGCCCAGACGCCGTGA